AGATCGGCTACTCCGGCGACTGCGCCGACAACTCGGCAACGCACTGGGTTGCCTGGCGCGTGTGGCAGGGTCGGGGTGCGTTCGCCGGACAGGTATGGCAGAAGACTGAATCCAACCAGGGCCGTGTGCATCCGAACGCGAACCGAGCTGCGGCGCGCCGCCCGACTTGTCCCGAACGCGCGGCAATTCGAGCGGGCACCGGAATGTGCCGCAGATCTTCGTTCTGCAACGGGTTGGTCATTACCAGCGATGTGAGTTCGGTGTCCACTGTTGGCGTGTCATCTCTGCCCAGAGCAGATCGAATGGGATGACCATCTCGTCTTCGGTAGTTTCGCGGGTGTGGAGATCATGTCCGTGTTGCCGCAGCTGAGCGCACTCCGGTTTTCCGAGGTGAACGACCTCAATATCTACGTGTGGAACGACGGCGCGGAGGTGACGCTGATCGACAGCGGCCTGCCGGGGGCCGCCGAGGAGATAGAAAAGGGGCTTCGCTCACTGGGTTTCGACTGCGGCCAGGTACGGCGAGTGATCCTCACCCATGCCCATGCCGATCATGTCGGCTCGGCAGCCGACCTCGCCGAGTGGGGAGCCGAGATCTGGGCGCATCACGCCGATGCCGATATCGTGCGAGGCGAGCGTCCACAGCCGGCTCCGGTGCTGCGCGATTGGGAGCTCCCGATCGCCGAGGCCCTGGAACTGGGCCCACCTCCGCGCCCGGCACCGGTCCACCGCGAGCTGCGCGACGGCGAGGTGCTCGACTTCGGCGGCGGTGCCGAGGTACTCGCTGTCCCGGGCCACACCGAAGGCAGCCTGGCGTTGTATCTGCCGCGCCACCATGTGCTGTTCACCGGTGACACGTTGGCCAACGTTCGCGCTGTCACAATGCCCGGTGTGTTCAATCTCGACAGCGCCGCGGTCGATGCGGCTGCCCACCGGTTGACCGAACTGGACGCCGACATCGTCTGCGTTGGCCATGGTGATGTGCTCACGACAGAGGCCCTGAGCGCGTGGCGGGCTCGGCGGCCGGCGCGCTGACAGGGAACACGCCACGGCCCGTTGCCACCCGGCAAGTGCACCAGAGCCGATAAACCGACACTCCCGATGCACCGCAAGCGAATCGATCGCACCGCCCCTCGAATCCGGGCTCGGTGATCGGCGCTACGGAGT
The genomic region above belongs to Nocardia spumae and contains:
- a CDS encoding MBL fold metallo-hydrolase, which codes for MSVLPQLSALRFSEVNDLNIYVWNDGAEVTLIDSGLPGAAEEIEKGLRSLGFDCGQVRRVILTHAHADHVGSAADLAEWGAEIWAHHADADIVRGERPQPAPVLRDWELPIAEALELGPPPRPAPVHRELRDGEVLDFGGGAEVLAVPGHTEGSLALYLPRHHVLFTGDTLANVRAVTMPGVFNLDSAAVDAAAHRLTELDADIVCVGHGDVLTTEALSAWRARRPAR